The window AAATAATTTTGCATATAAAGTTCTCTCCATATTTGATAGTATTAAGAACCTTCACCCGAAAATATAAATACTATTGATTTCTCCATAAATATCACCTTTGATTTATAAAATAAAGGGGTTTTGAATTTTACTAAATATAGGCTCTTTTATTGAAAATTAAACAATCCGTTCTTCTGTTTTCGCATTCTAAATTCCACGAACTTTTCCTTCCGTTCAAATAAGAAATAGATATTTTCCTGCATAAGATACTTTAAAGGATACCCCGGTTCTTTACCGTATGAATGTCCTGGATAAACGCAAACCTCTGGAGATACTATTTTTTTTATCATCTGTATTGAATTAAACATCTCTTCCGGGCACCCCCCTATAGAAGTACAGATTCCACAACCTTCAATGAAAATTGTATCTCCTGTGAACAAAGAATCAGAAAGAAGGAAACTCATGCTTCCCACCGTATGACCTGATGTGAGGAGAGCAGTAATATTAGTTTGTCCTAATTTTATTGTGTCAAAATGTTTCACCGGATTCAAGTTTGTACACTGGTACTTGTAAAATTCTATTTCTTTTAAAGACATGTAAACTTGAGAATTAAATCTTTGAATTAATGGTTCAACCAAGTTTACATGATCAAAATGTGAATGCGTAAGGAGGATTTTCGTTGGGTATACGCCTAACATTAGAAGCTTGGTTGTAATTGTTTCAATATCCCAAGCGGGATCGATAACGGCCGCTTCCTTGGAATATATATCACAAATTATATAGGTATAGTTTTTTATAAATGAAAATTTTAATTTTAACTGGTGAATAGCATAAGTTTTTACTTTCTCCTGTAATTGGCTTACTGGCAAACCATTCATTGAGGCATAACCTTCCTTTTAAAAAAGCAGTTTATGTTTAAATAGTCTAGAATAACACTAATTTAGAATCTTGCATTATCTTGGGGCTCTATAAAATTTAGTGCATTTATTAAATGTGTAATATTAAGACAAATTTCAGTACTTTTAGGATAAACAATCGTACACACATAACAACCTAAACAAAACGAAATTCCTTTATACTGTTCAAAGTTCTTAAAATTACTTATCATAAATTAACGTGCCCTACCATCAATTAGCATCTAGTAAGTGCTTTTGTCATATAGAATTCCTCTGTGTATACACCTCTATCCTTTTGACCAGAAAATACAATACGCAAAAATAATATTACCTCAACAATTATACAATGTATTCATAGTAGTGTCAATTTATTCCGTATATGTTATTTTTTATTTAGTTACACAAAGAATGACCTAAATTTCATATTTTTGTTATTTATATAACAAAATAAAAAATAGAGGATACACTGTATAAAGTGACCCCCATGTCAAGGACATTTTTAAAAAAGGGACTTTGAAAAAGGTTAATTTTTTAATATCCTTTGTATAATTTTTAATTATGTGAATATAAATGTAAAGGTTAAAGATGCTATATACTATATCTCTGGTTGTGGTATTAGTAATGACAGTAGCTACGCTGATAAATATATGCTAAAAGAACTACTTATCACGAAAACTCCTAGCGGGCATACCGTTAAACTAGAAGGCATAATTGCTTACAATAAGGGGATATACATTACTGCAAGTGGTGATGAAAATCCAATCTAGATATATAGCATTTTTTTGAACCATAAGGGAAGTAAATATATGTTAATTACAAAGGCAATGAGTTTCGATAGAGATTCTTGGTATGGAATATTTACTTTTGAAGGGAATATATATAACCCTAAACAATTAGATTTCACTGTAAGTAGCACTGAAAAAATAAACTTAAAAATTAGTTTAGATAAAGTTAAGGGATATTTTAATTATAATGATATTGGGCCTACTGTTTCCAAATTAACTCGCAGGATTATTCAGGAGCTTCTCTCGGACAAGCGGCAGGCTGTCCAGAAATGTCTGCATGAATTTTATATGCTTCACTTACGTTCCGAAGTTATTCAGCCAATTCAATCAGGCTCGTTTACTGTTACCATGCCCTGTTCAAATCTTCTCCTGATACCCCAGGTACTGTTTTCACTGATTGAGCGACTTTCGTCCTGCCTTGAGTAGACAAAAATGATGTCGCACTCCTCTGTTTGCCTTGGTGGACGATCTATATCTCACAAACATTCGCCTGGATAGGTCATTTTTTAGTCGATTTGTTACCTACTTATGCATTGCATAATCAGTCTTGCCCCCTGGTTTAATACCGCACAATATATATACATCTAGCCATAAGCTTTTAACCTCATATTGTATCGTATTAACCGCAACATTTCTTATACTTCATTTGTCATATAGCTTCATCAAGAACCTCCTTCATCAAGAGTGGAGGCATGGCTCTTTCAACTATGAAAAGTATAAGTAGTTAATCGTTACTTAATTAAAAATCAAAGTGTATAAATTCTTGACGGTTATATTTAGAATCAATAATGTGATCAATCAAACTTTTAGCCATTTGCTCCAGTAATTGTACTTTTTCAGATACAAGATTGATTGCCTCAAGCGTCGTATCTTCACCACCATGTACAATTTCATTTCTTTTATCATACATGTTATCTATCCAGTTATCGGGAAGTCCCCAACTTTCTATTTCACCAAAAAAATCAATATAACACTGATAAATTTGATTTTTAATACTATCATGCGGCCAAAATATACATAGAATTGCTCCCAAAGGTATTGCCTCCCCGTTTACTGTCGGTTTGTTTTTTATTAATCAGAAAATTTATTTACAAGTTTATCCTTGTAAATGAGTCCCAAAATAAAAGCCAATCCGGCTATTACTGATATAATTATCGTTGACATATAATTTTTTTCGAAAACACTGGCTCCTACACTAACAGATGCTAACAGCCATGGTAATCTACTTACAATTAAAATTCCGAAGAATTTCAAAGGCTTAATAGTAGTCAGTCCGGCAACATATATTAAATAATCTTTTGGCAGCCCGGGAATAAAGAAGAATATAAACAGAAAAATTGAAAAATTTTTATGCCCCATTATATCTGTCATCCACTTAAATTTTTTCTTTTTTATAAGATTTTCTATAAAATTACCACCTAAAAGTCTTGTAAAAAAGAAAGCAATACCCGCCCCAACTAACATTCCTACTGTTGTATACAACGTTCCTAAAGGTACCCCGTAAATGTATCCACCCGCAAGCTGAATTACTTCCCCAGGAATAGGAGCAATTACTGTTTGAAGTATTTGGAATAAAATAAATATTAACGGCCCTATTTTTCCGGTTGAAATTATATAATCACGAAATTTATCAACGGATACAGTAAGTTCGAGAATAGCAGGCAAATGTTTCAGCAGCGGAATAAT of the Ruminiclostridium papyrosolvens DSM 2782 genome contains:
- a CDS encoding MBL fold metallo-hydrolase encodes the protein MNGLPVSQLQEKVKTYAIHQLKLKFSFIKNYTYIICDIYSKEAAVIDPAWDIETITTKLLMLGVYPTKILLTHSHFDHVNLVEPLIQRFNSQVYMSLKEIEFYKYQCTNLNPVKHFDTIKLGQTNITALLTSGHTVGSMSFLLSDSLFTGDTIFIEGCGICTSIGGCPEEMFNSIQMIKKIVSPEVCVYPGHSYGKEPGYPLKYLMQENIYFLFERKEKFVEFRMRKQKNGLFNFQ
- a CDS encoding TVP38/TMEM64 family protein, which produces MDKSKKLLISKISLVILGLLVIIPLLKHLPAILELTVSVDKFRDYIISTGKIGPLIFILFQILQTVIAPIPGEVIQLAGGYIYGVPLGTLYTTVGMLVGAGIAFFFTRLLGGNFIENLIKKKKFKWMTDIMGHKNFSIFLFIFFFIPGLPKDYLIYVAGLTTIKPLKFFGILIVSRLPWLLASVSVGASVFEKNYMSTIIISVIAGLAFILGLIYKDKLVNKFSD